One region of Chryseobacterium muglaense genomic DNA includes:
- a CDS encoding zinc metallopeptidase, which produces MTGYYLIIGISMLISWFVSSRLKSKFEYYSNVYLRNGMSGKEVAEKMLRDNNIHDVQVISVPGQLTDHYNPADKTVNLSEAVYMQRNAAAAAVAAHECGHAVQHAVGYSMLQLRSKLVPIVSISSNLMQFVLMAGIVVMAMSNNKLILLIGVIMFALTTLFAFITLPVEYDASNRAMKWLKDTGTVTEEEFVGVKDSLTWAARTYLVAALGSLAQLIYFASLLMGGRRD; this is translated from the coding sequence ATGACAGGTTATTATCTTATCATTGGAATTTCGATGCTTATAAGCTGGTTTGTTTCCTCAAGATTAAAATCTAAATTCGAATATTATTCAAACGTATATCTCAGAAACGGAATGTCGGGTAAAGAAGTTGCCGAAAAAATGCTGAGAGATAACAATATTCATGATGTTCAGGTAATTTCGGTTCCTGGGCAATTAACAGATCACTATAATCCGGCAGATAAAACGGTAAACCTTTCTGAGGCAGTTTATATGCAGAGAAATGCAGCTGCGGCGGCTGTTGCAGCTCACGAGTGTGGCCATGCTGTACAACATGCAGTAGGATATTCTATGTTGCAACTGAGATCAAAACTGGTTCCCATTGTAAGCATCAGTTCAAATTTAATGCAGTTTGTATTGATGGCAGGTATTGTTGTTATGGCAATGAGTAATAATAAATTGATTTTACTGATTGGTGTTATTATGTTTGCACTTACTACACTTTTTGCTTTCATAACACTTCCGGTAGAATATGATGCGAGTAATCGAGCGATGAAATGGTTGAAAGATACAGGAACAGTAACTGAAGAAGAATTTGTAGGAGTAAAAGACAGTCTTACCTGGGCAGCCCGAACTTACTTAGTTGCCGCTTTAGGTTCTTTAGCGCAATTGATATATTTTGCTTCTCTTTTAATGGGAGGTCGAAGAGATTAA
- a CDS encoding GTP cyclohydrolase: protein MSKVSILEVKTLEDLKQFVKFPMNLYKGNPYYVPSFIKDELNVWNPQENPALQYSEAKQFLAWKDNKIVGRIAVIINHKEEKELGIKKVRFGWIDFIDDSKVSKALIDTAINYAKEHQIDNIEGPMGFTNLDKAGMLTFGFEKIATMIGIYNYEYYPKHIENLGLVKEKEWVEFEMNFPKILPPKVEKFSSLIAEKYNLRVLNFQSKEEILPYVKPMFKLLDETYKHLSTYTPISEEQIKTYKEKFFPMIAKNYVICVVDEHDELVSFAVTMPSYSKALQKSKGKLFPFGWWHFLQAQKKNDRANFYLIGIHPEYQRRGVTAIIFKEIFVRFNNMGIDFAETNPELEENKSVQVLWQDYNPTNHKRRRTYSLKF, encoded by the coding sequence ATGTCAAAAGTTTCCATTCTTGAAGTAAAAACCCTAGAAGATTTAAAGCAATTTGTAAAATTTCCAATGAATTTATACAAAGGTAACCCATATTACGTACCTTCATTTATAAAAGATGAACTTAATGTGTGGAATCCTCAGGAAAACCCAGCCTTGCAATATTCTGAAGCAAAGCAGTTTTTAGCATGGAAAGACAACAAAATAGTAGGAAGAATCGCTGTAATCATTAATCATAAAGAAGAAAAAGAACTGGGTATAAAGAAAGTTCGTTTTGGATGGATTGACTTTATTGATGACTCGAAAGTTTCAAAAGCACTGATTGATACCGCAATAAATTACGCTAAAGAGCACCAAATCGACAACATTGAAGGACCCATGGGTTTTACCAATCTTGATAAAGCAGGAATGCTGACTTTCGGATTTGAAAAAATCGCTACAATGATCGGTATTTACAACTACGAGTACTACCCAAAACATATTGAAAATCTTGGTCTTGTAAAAGAAAAAGAATGGGTAGAATTCGAAATGAATTTCCCTAAAATTCTTCCTCCAAAAGTTGAAAAATTCAGTTCTTTGATTGCAGAAAAATACAACTTAAGGGTGTTAAATTTCCAAAGTAAAGAGGAAATTTTACCTTACGTAAAACCTATGTTTAAATTGCTTGACGAAACTTATAAACATCTTTCGACCTACACTCCTATTTCTGAAGAGCAAATTAAAACATACAAAGAGAAATTTTTTCCGATGATTGCCAAAAACTATGTCATCTGCGTAGTTGATGAGCACGACGAGTTGGTTTCTTTTGCCGTTACAATGCCTTCTTATTCTAAAGCGTTACAAAAATCGAAAGGAAAACTTTTCCCTTTCGGATGGTGGCATTTCTTACAGGCTCAAAAGAAAAACGACCGCGCTAATTTTTACCTGATTGGAATTCATCCCGAATACCAGAGACGTGGCGTAACTGCAATTATTTTCAAAGAAATTTTCGTACGATTCAACAACATGGGAATCGATTTTGCAGAAACCAATCCTGAGTTGGAAGAAAATAAAAGTGTGCAGGTTCTTTGGCAAGATTACAACCCTACAAATCATAAAAGAAGAAGAACATATTCTTTAAAATTCTAA
- a CDS encoding NADH-quinone oxidoreductase subunit A, producing the protein MNLPESYIPILIQAGVAIGFVAVSLLGAHFLGPKQKKGNSVKNQSWECGVPVEGNARTPFSIKYFLTAILFVLFDIEIVFFYPYAVNFREFGLEGFFAVLTFVAIFFLAFFYVWKRGALDWDK; encoded by the coding sequence ATGAATTTACCTGAAAGTTATATTCCGATCCTTATACAAGCCGGTGTTGCCATAGGTTTTGTAGCCGTTTCTTTGCTTGGAGCTCATTTTCTGGGACCAAAGCAGAAAAAAGGAAATTCTGTAAAAAACCAAAGCTGGGAATGTGGTGTACCTGTTGAAGGAAACGCAAGAACTCCATTCTCAATTAAGTATTTCTTAACTGCAATATTGTTTGTATTATTCGATATCGAAATCGTATTTTTTTATCCTTACGCTGTAAACTTCAGAGAATTTGGTCTTGAAGGATTCTTTGCCGTACTTACATTCGTTGCTATTTTCTTCCTTGCATTTTTCTATGTTTGGAAACGTGGCGCGCTAGACTGGGATAAATAG
- a CDS encoding NADH-quinone oxidoreductase subunit B translates to MSDNKPIIRTDAPAPEGFEGEGFFATKLSSVIGMARKFSLWPLPFATSCCGIEFMATLNPTYDASRFGMERNSFSPRQADMLMVCGTISKKLGPVLKEVYTQMAEPKWVVAVGACASSGGIFDTYSVLQGIDKIIPVDVYVPGCPPRPEQIIEGVMQVQALAESESIRRRDMPEYQHLLDSYNIDN, encoded by the coding sequence ATGTCAGACAACAAACCAATTATAAGAACAGATGCACCAGCTCCCGAAGGATTTGAAGGAGAGGGTTTTTTCGCAACGAAATTAAGCAGTGTTATCGGGATGGCCAGAAAGTTTTCACTTTGGCCACTTCCGTTCGCTACTTCTTGTTGCGGTATCGAGTTCATGGCTACTCTAAACCCAACGTACGATGCTTCAAGATTTGGTATGGAAAGAAACTCTTTCTCACCAAGACAAGCAGATATGTTGATGGTTTGTGGAACTATTTCTAAAAAATTAGGTCCCGTTTTAAAAGAAGTATACACCCAAATGGCAGAACCTAAATGGGTAGTTGCTGTTGGAGCTTGTGCTTCAAGCGGTGGTATTTTTGATACGTACTCTGTTTTACAGGGAATTGATAAAATTATTCCGGTAGACGTTTACGTTCCTGGATGCCCTCCAAGACCAGAACAGATTATTGAAGGCGTAATGCAGGTTCAGGCTTTGGCAGAAAGCGAAAGCATCAGAAGACGAGATATGCCGGAATATCAGCATTTACTAGATTCTTACAACATAGACAACTAA
- a CDS encoding NADH-quinone oxidoreductase subunit C: protein MTNEFVLEAITREFPESVISNSESYGMLTVEIKKEDIKKVIHYLKDSSLEINFLTDVCGIHYPEFPEKEIGIVYHLHNMMTNFRIRLKVFMSRENIEVDSLTELYAGANWMERETFDFYGIKFKGHPDLRPILNMEDLGYHPMLKEYRLEDGTRTDKNDSMFGR from the coding sequence ATGACGAACGAATTTGTATTAGAGGCAATCACAAGAGAATTTCCGGAGTCTGTAATTTCAAACTCAGAATCTTATGGGATGCTGACTGTTGAGATAAAAAAAGAGGATATCAAAAAAGTAATTCATTACTTAAAAGATTCATCGTTGGAAATTAATTTCCTTACTGATGTTTGTGGAATCCATTACCCTGAATTTCCAGAGAAAGAAATCGGAATTGTTTATCACTTACATAATATGATGACGAATTTCAGAATCCGTTTGAAAGTCTTTATGTCAAGAGAAAATATTGAGGTAGATTCTCTAACTGAATTATACGCAGGGGCTAATTGGATGGAAAGAGAAACTTTTGATTTCTACGGTATTAAATTTAAAGGTCACCCAGATTTAAGACCAATTCTGAATATGGAAGACCTTGGTTATCACCCAATGCTGAAAGAATACCGTCTTGAAGATGGTACTAGAACAGATAAGAACGACAGCATGTTTGGTAGATAG
- a CDS encoding NADH-quinone oxidoreductase subunit D — protein sequence MKDNSLSNILNQHNSNEQIDGQLYTLNLGPTHPATHGIFQNVLTMDGERILHAEQTVGYIHRAFEKISERRNYAQITTLTDRMNYCSAPINNFGWHMTVEKLIGVKVPKRVDYMRVILMELARIGDHLICNGVTGMDAGAITGLTYMFIERERIYDMYEQICGARMTTNMGRIGGFERDFTPKFHELLKDFLKTFPARFAEFGQLLERNRIFMDRTIGAGAISAERALSYGFTGPNLRATGVDYDVRVAQPYSSYEDFDFIIPVGTSGDTYDRFMVRQQEVWESLKIINQAYDNLPEGPFHADVPEFYLPEKADVYKKMEALIYHFKIVMGETDVPKGEVYHPVEGGNGELGFYLVSDGGRSPYRLHFRRPCFIYYQAYPEMITGSVISDAIVTMCSMNVIAGELDA from the coding sequence ATGAAAGACAACTCATTATCTAATATACTTAACCAACACAATAGTAACGAACAGATTGACGGGCAGTTATACACCCTGAATTTGGGACCTACTCACCCTGCAACGCACGGAATCTTCCAAAACGTTCTTACAATGGACGGTGAAAGAATTCTTCACGCTGAGCAGACCGTTGGTTATATCCACAGAGCTTTTGAAAAAATTTCTGAAAGAAGAAATTATGCTCAGATTACGACACTTACAGACCGTATGAACTACTGTTCTGCGCCAATCAATAATTTTGGGTGGCATATGACTGTAGAAAAACTGATTGGTGTAAAAGTTCCAAAACGTGTAGACTATATGCGTGTTATCTTAATGGAATTGGCAAGAATTGGTGACCACTTAATCTGTAACGGAGTTACTGGAATGGATGCAGGCGCAATTACAGGTCTTACCTATATGTTCATCGAAAGAGAGCGTATTTACGATATGTACGAGCAGATTTGTGGAGCTAGAATGACGACCAATATGGGAAGAATTGGAGGTTTTGAAAGAGATTTTACTCCAAAATTCCATGAGTTGCTAAAAGATTTCTTAAAAACATTCCCTGCAAGATTTGCCGAATTCGGACAACTTTTGGAGAGAAATAGAATATTTATGGACAGAACCATTGGTGCAGGAGCTATTTCAGCAGAAAGAGCTTTAAGCTACGGTTTCACAGGTCCGAATTTACGTGCAACAGGTGTTGATTATGATGTAAGAGTTGCGCAGCCTTATTCTTCTTATGAAGATTTCGACTTTATTATTCCTGTAGGAACTTCTGGAGACACTTACGACCGTTTCATGGTTCGTCAGCAGGAAGTTTGGGAATCTCTTAAAATTATCAATCAGGCTTACGACAATTTACCAGAAGGACCTTTCCATGCGGATGTTCCGGAATTTTACCTTCCTGAAAAAGCAGACGTTTACAAAAAAATGGAAGCTTTAATTTACCATTTCAAAATTGTAATGGGAGAAACTGACGTACCAAAAGGTGAAGTGTATCATCCTGTAGAAGGAGGAAATGGAGAATTAGGATTCTACTTGGTAAGTGATGGCGGAAGAAGCCCTTACAGACTCCACTTCAGAAGACCATGTTTCATCTACTATCAAGCATATCCTGAAATGATTACAGGTTCTGTAATTTCAGATGCGATTGTTACGATGTGCAGTATGAATGTAATTGCGGGAGAATTAGACGCATAA